One Aegilops tauschii subsp. strangulata cultivar AL8/78 chromosome 7, Aet v6.0, whole genome shotgun sequence genomic window carries:
- the LOC109766488 gene encoding GDSL esterase/lipase At1g28600-like isoform X1, whose amino-acid sequence MAPLASRLFLVAALALALLPAFSAAAKARYTGVLSFGDSLADTGNELARTGGGAASVPPYGETFFGRPTGRSSDGRLVLDFIVAALGMSYPKPYFAGEAAADFQRGVNFAFSGSTALGPEFFKSRGLTPFVPLSLANQTAWFKKVLQLAGSVHEQRKLTSKSLVMMGEIGINDYLVALMAKRTGEEVRTFVPHIVGAISSLLTEVIGAGARTVVVRGMIPLGCQPIFLVLLEGTGADHGRETGCLTWLNDLAKLHNRALMRMVSDLRRAHPGRAILYADQYSPVAAIVRSPRKYGFGDRPLVACCGGSGTYNFTLTTFCGVPGVAACADPSKYVSWDGIHMTDAANRNVAGAVLRSTILRQPLDKVELASS is encoded by the exons ATGGCGCCACTAGCTTCACGCCTCTTCCTCGTGGCGGCGCTGGCGCTGGCGCTTCTTCCCGCATTCTCCGCAGCCGCCAAGGCGCGCTACACCGGCGTTCTAAGCTTCGGGGACTCGCTGGCCGACACCGGCAACGAGCTCGCGCGAACCGGCGGCGGGGCGGCCAGCGTGCCGCCGTACGGCGAGACCTTCTTCGGCCGCCCCACCGGCCGTTCGTCCGACGGCCGGCTCGTCCTCGACTTCATCG TTGCGGCGCTGGGGATGTCGTACCCGAAGCCGTATTTCGCCGGCGAGGCCGCCGCGGATTTCCAGAGGGGCGTGAACTTCGCCTTCAGCGGATCGACGGCGCTCGGGCCGGAGTTCTTCAAGAGCAGAGGGCTCACGCCGTTTGTGCCGCTCTCGCTTGCAAACCAGACCGCCTGGTTCAAGAAAGTTTTACAGCTCGCCGGCTCAGTCCACG AGCAGAGGAAGCTCACTTCGAAGTCGCTGGTCATGATGGGCGAGATCGGAATCAACGACTACCTCGTCGCCTTGATGGCAAAGCGCACAGGCGAGGAGGTCCGGACCTTCGTGCCGCACATCGTCGGCGCCATCAGTTCACTTCTCACC GAGGTGATAGGTGCGGGAGCGAGAACGGTGGTGGTCCGAGGGATGATACCGCTCGGCTGCCAGCCAATATTCCTGGTCCTCCTCGAGGGCACCGGCGCCGACCACGGACGGGAGACCGGCTGCCTGACGTGGCTCAACGACCTCGCCAAGCTGCACAACCGCGCGCTGATGCGCATGGTCTCGGACCTCCGGCGCGCCCACCCCGGCAGGGCCATCCTCTACGCGGACCAGTACAGCCCCGTCGCCGCCATCGTCAGGTCGCCTCGGAAGTACGGGTTCGGGGACAGGCCGCTGGTGGCGTGCTGCGGCGGGAGCGGCACCTACAACTTCACCTTGACCACCTTCTGCGGCGTACCCGGGGTGGCGGCGTGCGCTGACCCGTCCAAGTACGTCTCGTGGGACGGGATACACATGACCGACGCCGCCAACCGGAACGTCGCCGGCGCGGTGCTCAGGTCCACCATATTGCGCCAGCCGCTAGATAAAGTGGAGCTAGCCTCCAGCTAG
- the LOC109766488 gene encoding uncharacterized protein isoform X2, translating into MAPLASRLFLVAALALALLPAFSAAAKARYTGVLSFGDSLADTGNELARTGGGAASVPPYGETFFGRPTGRSSDGRLVLDFIVAALGMSYPKPYFAGEAAADFQRGVNFAFSGSTALGPEFFKSRGLTPFVPLSLANQTAWFKKVLQLAGSVHEEAHFEVAGHDGRDRNQRLPRRLDGKAHRRGGPDLRAAHRRRHQFTSHRGDRCGSENGGGPRDDTARLPANIPGPPRGHRRRPRTGDRLPDVAQRPRQAAQPRADAHGLGPPARPPRQGHPLRGPVQPRRRHRQVASEVRVRGQAAGGVLRRERHLQLHLDHLLRRTRGGGVR; encoded by the exons ATGGCGCCACTAGCTTCACGCCTCTTCCTCGTGGCGGCGCTGGCGCTGGCGCTTCTTCCCGCATTCTCCGCAGCCGCCAAGGCGCGCTACACCGGCGTTCTAAGCTTCGGGGACTCGCTGGCCGACACCGGCAACGAGCTCGCGCGAACCGGCGGCGGGGCGGCCAGCGTGCCGCCGTACGGCGAGACCTTCTTCGGCCGCCCCACCGGCCGTTCGTCCGACGGCCGGCTCGTCCTCGACTTCATCG TTGCGGCGCTGGGGATGTCGTACCCGAAGCCGTATTTCGCCGGCGAGGCCGCCGCGGATTTCCAGAGGGGCGTGAACTTCGCCTTCAGCGGATCGACGGCGCTCGGGCCGGAGTTCTTCAAGAGCAGAGGGCTCACGCCGTTTGTGCCGCTCTCGCTTGCAAACCAGACCGCCTGGTTCAAGAAAGTTTTACAGCTCGCCGGCTCAGTCCACG AGGAAGCTCACTTCGAAGTCGCTGGTCATGATGGGCGAGATCGGAATCAACGACTACCTCGTCGCCTTGATGGCAAAGCGCACAGGCGAGGAGGTCCGGACCTTCGTGCCGCACATCGTCGGCGCCATCAGTTCACTTCTCACC GAGGTGATAGGTGCGGGAGCGAGAACGGTGGTGGTCCGAGGGATGATACCGCTCGGCTGCCAGCCAATATTCCTGGTCCTCCTCGAGGGCACCGGCGCCGACCACGGACGGGAGACCGGCTGCCTGACGTGGCTCAACGACCTCGCCAAGCTGCACAACCGCGCGCTGATGCGCATGGTCTCGGACCTCCGGCGCGCCCACCCCGGCAGGGCCATCCTCTACGCGGACCAGTACAGCCCCGTCGCCGCCATCGTCAGGTCGCCTCGGAAGTACGGGTTCGGGGACAGGCCGCTGGTGGCGTGCTGCGGCGGGAGCGGCACCTACAACTTCACCTTGACCACCTTCTGCGGCGTACCCGGGGTGGCGGCGTGCGCTGA